The Terriglobia bacterium DNA window ACCGCAATCCCGATCATCTTCGCAACATCGAGAGCGCTGCCCCCGCCGATCGCGATGATCGAATCGGCGCTGCAGGCGCGGAACGCCTCGGCGCCTGCCATCACGTTCTGGTCTGTGGGATCCGGTTGAAAGTTCGTGAAGACAGCCGTCGCGATTCCCTTCCCTTTCAGCCCGCCCCGGATTTCGTTTACGAATTCCGCATTGACGAAAAACGGATCGACGACGACGAGCGCGCCGTGCGCCTGCAATGATGCCATCAACTCCGGCGCCTGCAGGCGGGATCCGCCGCCTGTCACGATGGCTTTGGGTGAATCGAATCGCGCAGTCATGATCAACGACTATGATAGTCTTTTCGGACTATGTCCAACATCACTTCAAAACACGTCGAAATCCAAGTTGAAGACGGAACGACAATGCTGGCGTGGCTCGCAGAACCGGCGGGTCCGAAGGTGACGCGCGGCATCATGGTTTTCCCCGAAGTATTCGGTGTCAACGCGCACATCCGCGAGGTGACCGACCGCTTCGCGGGTCTCGGCCTGGTTGCGATTTCGCCGGAGCTGTTTCACCGCACCGCGCCCCCAAAATGGGAATGCAGCTATACGGATTTTCCGTCCGCGATGCCGCACATGCAGGCGGCGAAGGAAGCCACCATCGAAATGGACGTCAAAGCCACATATAACTGGCTCAAAAGCAATACTTCTGCGGGAACCAACATCGCCTGCACCGGATACTGCATGGGTGGACGCACCTCATTCATCGCCAACTCTGCCGTGCCATTGAAGGCCGCCATTTCCTACTACGGCGGAAACATGCACACTCTGCTCCACCGGACACCCAACCTCTCAGCGCCAATGCTGCTGTTCTGGGGCGAACGCGATCAGCACATTACGGCCGACCATCGCAATCAGGTCATGGCATCCATGCGCGAGGCCGGGAAGGAGTACATCGACATCCTGTTCTCCAATGCCGACCACGGATTCTTCTGCGATGCCCGCCAGAGCTATGAACCGAACGCGGCCCGGCTTTCCTGGGATGTGGTGCAGTCGTTTCTGAATGCGCGGCTTGGATAATAAGAAGGAATACAAGAAGCACCAGAAATCTCATCTTGTGCTTCTTGTGTTCCTTTTTTCTTTTGTCATGGCATGCCGTCAAATGAAATCAGGGGAATCCAAGGACCCTGAAGCCGGCGTCTCCCTCGACCTCGCCACCAAACGCGCCCAATCGATCGAATCGCTCAGCTACGACCTCTCCTTCACGATTCCCTCGAATCCAGCAGAGCCCGTCACCGGCCACGAGGTCATTCACTTCTCCACGAAGGACGTCACCGAGCCCGTCATTCTCGACTTCAGCCCCGGAGCGGATTCGCTGAAGGCGGTCACCATCGCCGGAAGGTCATCGCACTATCGGCTGGTGCAGGATCACATCATCATTCCGACGCAGGAAATCGCATCCGAAGAGAATGCCATCGAGATCGATTTCAAAGCCGGCGATGCATCGCTCAACCGCAATCCGGACTTCATGTATACGTTGTTCGTTCCGGCGCGGGCGCATCTCGCATTTCCCTGCTTCGATCAGCCGAATCTGAAAGCACGATTCTCGCTGGAACTCAACGTCCCCAAAGACTGGCAGGCGGTAGCAAACGGCGCGGAGACCTTTCACGAAACCTCCGGCGACCGGATGCGCGTGCGCTACGCGGAGACGCAGCCGATTCCGACGTATCTCTTCGCTTTTGCCGCCGGGAAATTTCAAGTTGAGACAGCGGAACGCAACGGCCGCTGGTACCGGATGTTTCATCGCGAGACCGACGCAAAGAAAGTCGAGCGCAACAAGAAGGCGGTTTTCGATCTCCACGCGTCCTCCCTGGACTGGCTGGAGAAATACACTGGAATTCCCTACCGGTTCGGCAAATTCGATTTCGTCCTGATTCCGTCATTCCAGTTCGGCGGAATGGAACATCCGGGAGCGATCTTCTACAGCGCTTCATCGATCCTGCTCGACGAATCGGCCACGGAAAATCAGATGCTGAATCGCGCCACAACGATCGCGCACGAAACCTCGCACATGTGGTTCGGCGACCTGGTCACGATGCAGTGGTTCAACGATGTCTGGATGAAGGAAGTGTTTGCGAACTTCATGGCGGCCAAGATCGTAAATCCGGCCTTTCCAAATGTGAATCACGACCTCCGGTTTCTGGTTTCGTACTACCCGCTCGCGTACGCCGTGGATCGAACCGGCGGCACCCACGCTATCCGTCAGGAGCTCGCGAACCTGGACGATGCAGGCAGTCTCTACGGCAACATTATTTATGACAAGGCGCCGATCGTCATGCGCCAGCTTGAACTCCTTCTCGGTCCGGACAAGCTTCAAGCCGGCCTTCAGACCTATCTGAAGGAATTTCAATTCGGCAATGCGACCTGGCTCGACCTTATTAAGATTCTCGGCCGGCACGCCGATCTCGATCTGGCCGCCTGGAGCCACGCATGGGTTGAAGAATCCGGCCGGCCCTCGATTCGAACGGCGCTGGATGGACAAAACATCGCTTTCGTTCAATCCGACCCGCAACAGGGACGCAATCTCCGCTGGACCGAAAAGTTGGATGTACTCGCCGGCACGCCGGCAGCCCCCGCCGCCATTCCTCTGGAACTGCAAGGAGATCGCACGGATCTGAAGCTTCCGCCAGGCGCAGGCCGGCCGGAATTCATTCTTCCGACGGGAGGCGGCCTCGCCTACGGGGACTTCAGGCTTGACGATGCGACCCGGGCGCTTCTTCTCCATCGCATATCCGAATTCAAGGACCCGCTCACGCGCGGCGCGGCATGGATCACGCTGTGGGAAGAGTTGCTGGACAGGCGCGTTGAGCCGATGGACTTTGTCTCGAGCGCAATGAACGCGCTGAATAGCGAAGATACGGAACAGAACATCCAGGTCCTCGTGAGCGATGTCGATGAGGCATTCTGGATTTTTCTGTCCGAAGCCCAGCGGAAAGAAATCGCTCCAAAGCTCGAGCAGGTCTTACGGAGCGGAATCGATCGTTCGAAATCGTCATCGATCAAGGCCACATACTTTTCCGGTTTCCGCTCGATCGTGACCACGCCGGAGGGAGTCGCATTCCTCGAACGCGTCTGGCGCCGCCAGGAGATGATCCCCGGCCTGAAGCTGGCAGAACCCGACGAAGCCACAATGGCTCTGGAACTCGCCGTCCGCTCGGTTCCGGATGCGTCATCTATTCTGGAAGAACAGCGAGGCCGCTTCATGAACCCGGATCGCAAGGCGCGATTCGAGTTCGTCATGCCCGCGCTCTCCGGAAATCCGCAAATCCGCGATGCCTGGTTCCAGAGCTTGAAGGACGTCCAAAACCGCCGCCGCGAACCGTGGGTCCTCGAAGGACTGGCCTATTTGCATCACCCGCTGCGGGCAGCAGAATCCGAGAAGTACATCCGCCCGGCGCTGGATCTGCTGGTGGAAATTCAGCGCACCGGCGACATCTTTTTTCCGACCCGATGGATGAATGCGACCCTGAGCGGCCACAACACACGCACGGCCGCGGCCGCGGTTCGAGACTTTCTGTCACAACACGCGGACTATCCGATCCGGCTTCGCCGGATCATTCTCCAGGCAGCCGACGATCTGTTCCGCGCGTCATAATCCGGATCAACAAAGTACGCGCGGTCACAGACCGCGCCTACTACTCTGATTTCCCGCGCGCATATCCTTCACCGCGCTCTGCATGAAAAGATGCGGAGCCTTAAGTTTTCCGTTTGCCGGCTCCATAGCCTTCTCGTATGCTCGGCCGCATGCTGCGGAAGGCGTTTCTTTCTTTCAGCCTGTGGTTCCTGGTTTTGCATTTCGCTGCCGCGGCTCAGGGGCCGATCATCGTGACTGTGGCGGGGGGAGGCGGCCCTCCACCGACAGAGGGCCAAGCCAATAATTTTGTGATCGGACCGACTGTTGCAGTTACTTCAGATAATGCGGGCGGATTCTATATCGCGAACGCGCTTGAAGTTCTACACGCTACCTCCGACGGGCAAATCCATCTGGTTGATAGCGCGTACCCCGGCAGATTGCCGCCGAACTTGACAGATCTCGCTGTCGATAACGCAGGCAATCTCTATATCTCAAGCTTCTATGACATTCACAAACTGGCTCCCGATGGGACGTTTTCGATATTCGCTGGTGGAGGAGGCCCGTTCGGAGACGGTGGGCCGGCCACCTCTGCAAATCTGTCTTACGTAGGCCGCATGGCTCTCGACCAGACGGGCAATCTGTACTTCTCTGAATTGTCCCGGGTCCGCAGAATTGATACTGCCGGCATCATCACAACGGTCGCCGGAAACGGTTTAGGGGGATCGGACGGCGACGGAGGCCTGGCGACATCCGCGAGAGTAAATCCCGGCGCCATCGCCGTGGATCAGTCCGGAAACTTGTACATCGCGGAACCCTATCGTGTCCGAAAAGTAGATGCCAACGGCATCATCAACACCATCGCCGGTCAGGGCGTCGACGCCGACACAGGCGATGGCGGGCCGGCAATCAATGCTTCTGTATGTGCGATCGGGGGAATGGATTTTGATACGGCCGGTAATTTGTATATTGCCGAACGCGATTGCAACAAGATCCGGATGATTTCTCCATCCGGAATCATTTCGACGATTGCCGGCACTGCTGTTCCCGGCTACACCGGCGACGGGATGTCCGCCCTGAACGCCGAGTTCAATACTTCAGTGGATGTCGCGCACGGTTCGGCAGGGAAAATTTATGTAGCGGACGAAAGCAACTTGCGGGTACGCCAGATCAATAGCGATGGCACCATCACCACAGCCGCAGGCGTCCCGGGAACCAGAGGGGACGGCACTGCCGCTACATCGGTTCAGTTCAGCGGACCTGCGGGCGTCTCGATCGATTCCCAGAATAATCTTTACGTCTCCGAAGTCTACGGCAGACGGATTCGCGAAATTGCCAATGGGATCATCACGACGGTTGCCGGCGGCAGCCAATGGGATGGTTTTGATTTTCCAATCGCACTCACAGTGGGTCGTTTGAACCGTGTCTATGTCTCGGACTTCCAAGGCAATCGAGTGCGAATGCTTCCAAGCAATGGAACGATGATCAGCGTTGCCGGAAATGGGACTGCCGGCCTCGGGGGTGATGAAGGACCCGCGACATCTGCATATATCAGCGCCCCCGCGGGCGTTAAGTTCGACGCTCTGGGAAACCTTTACATTGTCGATAGCGGAAATTTCAGGGTACGAAAGATGACGCCCGACGGAATCATTCACGCCGTTCCCGGTGGATATGGGAATCCTGCCGACATCGTTATCGACCCAAACGGGAACCTCTTTGTGTCCGATTTCGCTGAAAATCGCATCGTAAAAGTGACCGCCGGGGGTACCCTGTCAATTATTGCAGGCAGCTTCGTGTCAGGCTACAGCGGTGATGGAGGACCCGCTACCGCCGCACATTTGCATGGACCCTCAGGATTGGCGCTCGATTGGGCCGGGAATCTATATATCGCCGACTCAAACAACAACGTAATCCGGAAGATCGATACTGATGGGATTATCACCACGGTCGCAGGAAACGGGACTCCAGGACTGTCCGGCGATGGCGGTCCAGCGACGGCGGCCCAGTTAAACACCCCGGGATTCCTTGCTCTCGATTCCGCAGGCAACTTATACGTCACCGATACGAAAAATAATACGGTCAGAGAAATCGTAGGCCTTGCGCCGAAAAAGAGAAGATCACAAGTCACTAGCCAGTGAAGATCCTTGCGCGGCTCCATCACTCTCCACCGGTCACCACAAACAACATTTCTAGAGATCAGTTTTCTGAAGGATGTTCAACGCTATCGATTACCAGACCTTCAACCGGAACTTGTTTGGGTTGAAGTTTGAGGCCGAGTTGATCCTCTACAGCCAAGGATAAGCGCGTGAAAAAGCTATTGCCCGGATCAGTTGCCGCTGGAAAGCCGCCGCCTACGGTTTGTGGATTTGCAGTAGATGGCGTCAAATCGATCGTGAAGTCATACAAACCCTTTAAGCCAGTAGTGTCCACCACAGGCTGTCCCGCGCTGGCAGCCAAAAAGTTTACAAGTCCTTCCATGGAGATTTTTTGAAAGGTCCGAACACTATCCGTTTTCGTTGCACTCGACGTTTCATCCTCTTTGGCTAATTTCAATTTTGGACCGTTCTTCCCGATCGTGAGAACAAAGCCTGGACGCTGCTGCTGTTCTCGGTGTGACACTAATTTGAACCGATCTCGCAGCAATGTGCGCAGCATCATTTCGATCTCAGCGGGAGTGGCATTCGGATCGTCGGCCTTTGCAACTACATCGAACATCTCCGAATCGCACCATCTGGGGCATCCGTGGACCTGATCTTTTTGAAGTTCATCCGCCACAAGTATGAGCGTCCTCAGCGACAATGCCTCGAGCGTCAGTCGTCCATGTGTGACGAGTACGTCCAGATTTATGGCTCTTGTAGTTAACGGTGGAGGATTCCGATTCAGTTTCACCGACGCAACCTCAAATGCCAAAGATTGCTGACGAGCAGAACATAACAGTACAAAAGAAACCATTACGGCGACCGTACTAATGGCGATCACGCAACGTGTCCGCATCCTTATAGCCTCCAGATTTGGATCAGAATACCTGGAGTTGTAACTGGGGCGCAACCACTCTTGAGCAGTAGACAGCGTGATACCATACAGTTATGTCACTGAAGATTTCAAATGATCCAGCGCCCCTCGTCACCGATAAAGACGGAGTCGTCCGTGTTGGAGGAACGCGAGTCCGCCTCGATACGGTTGTGTATGCATTCAATCAGGGAGACACCGCTGAAGAAATTCTTCAAGAATATCCATCATTGTCTCTTCCCGACATCTACGCGACGATCAGCTACTATCTGCAGCACCGAGATTCGGTTGATGCCTATGTGAAAGAGCGTAAAAAAGAGCATGATCGAGTTAAGCAAATCAATGAAACTCGATCTGATCCCGCTGACCTCCGACAACGCCTTTTGAAGCGCAGATCCCAAACCCGAACTTAAAGCCCGTGCTGCGCTTCGCGGTAGACGAGGACTTCAATAACCGAATCGTTCGTGGCCTGCTTCGTTTGTTGCCAACGCTGGACATTGTCAGAGTGCAGGACGCAGACTTAAGTGGCAGCCCTGATCCGTCGGTTCTGGAATGGGCCGCGGCTGAGAACAGAGTCCTTCTTTCGCATGACGTGACGACTATGGCGACAGAAGCGTACGATCGCGTTCGCTCTGGAAAGCCAATGG harbors:
- a CDS encoding dienelactone hydrolase family protein; the protein is MSNITSKHVEIQVEDGTTMLAWLAEPAGPKVTRGIMVFPEVFGVNAHIREVTDRFAGLGLVAISPELFHRTAPPKWECSYTDFPSAMPHMQAAKEATIEMDVKATYNWLKSNTSAGTNIACTGYCMGGRTSFIANSAVPLKAAISYYGGNMHTLLHRTPNLSAPMLLFWGERDQHITADHRNQVMASMREAGKEYIDILFSNADHGFFCDARQSYEPNAARLSWDVVQSFLNARLG
- a CDS encoding M1 family aminopeptidase; translated protein: MKSGESKDPEAGVSLDLATKRAQSIESLSYDLSFTIPSNPAEPVTGHEVIHFSTKDVTEPVILDFSPGADSLKAVTIAGRSSHYRLVQDHIIIPTQEIASEENAIEIDFKAGDASLNRNPDFMYTLFVPARAHLAFPCFDQPNLKARFSLELNVPKDWQAVANGAETFHETSGDRMRVRYAETQPIPTYLFAFAAGKFQVETAERNGRWYRMFHRETDAKKVERNKKAVFDLHASSLDWLEKYTGIPYRFGKFDFVLIPSFQFGGMEHPGAIFYSASSILLDESATENQMLNRATTIAHETSHMWFGDLVTMQWFNDVWMKEVFANFMAAKIVNPAFPNVNHDLRFLVSYYPLAYAVDRTGGTHAIRQELANLDDAGSLYGNIIYDKAPIVMRQLELLLGPDKLQAGLQTYLKEFQFGNATWLDLIKILGRHADLDLAAWSHAWVEESGRPSIRTALDGQNIAFVQSDPQQGRNLRWTEKLDVLAGTPAAPAAIPLELQGDRTDLKLPPGAGRPEFILPTGGGLAYGDFRLDDATRALLLHRISEFKDPLTRGAAWITLWEELLDRRVEPMDFVSSAMNALNSEDTEQNIQVLVSDVDEAFWIFLSEAQRKEIAPKLEQVLRSGIDRSKSSSIKATYFSGFRSIVTTPEGVAFLERVWRRQEMIPGLKLAEPDEATMALELAVRSVPDASSILEEQRGRFMNPDRKARFEFVMPALSGNPQIRDAWFQSLKDVQNRRREPWVLEGLAYLHHPLRAAESEKYIRPALDLLVEIQRTGDIFFPTRWMNATLSGHNTRTAAAAVRDFLSQHADYPIRLRRIILQAADDLFRAS
- a CDS encoding TIGR03435 family protein — its product is MIAISTVAVMVSFVLLCSARQQSLAFEVASVKLNRNPPPLTTRAINLDVLVTHGRLTLEALSLRTLILVADELQKDQVHGCPRWCDSEMFDVVAKADDPNATPAEIEMMLRTLLRDRFKLVSHREQQQRPGFVLTIGKNGPKLKLAKEDETSSATKTDSVRTFQKISMEGLVNFLAASAGQPVVDTTGLKGLYDFTIDLTPSTANPQTVGGGFPAATDPGNSFFTRLSLAVEDQLGLKLQPKQVPVEGLVIDSVEHPSEN
- a CDS encoding DUF433 domain-containing protein — encoded protein: MSLKISNDPAPLVTDKDGVVRVGGTRVRLDTVVYAFNQGDTAEEILQEYPSLSLPDIYATISYYLQHRDSVDAYVKERKKEHDRVKQINETRSDPADLRQRLLKRRSQTRT
- a CDS encoding DUF5615 family PIN-like protein yields the protein MLRFAVDEDFNNRIVRGLLRLLPTLDIVRVQDADLSGSPDPSVLEWAAAENRVLLSHDVTTMATEAYDRVRSGKPMVGVFEVSQEMLIREAIADLVLIATCSIDGEYDGQVRYLPLR